One genomic region from Sphingomicrobium aestuariivivum encodes:
- a CDS encoding SDR family oxidoreductase, with protein MPALTRRQLMQAAAAAGVAASLPGGAVAQGTGLAGKRILITGCSSGFGNLTALHFARAGATVYATMRNMPRAEAAALQQVADTEGLDLRLLALDVLRPHEVTGTAAKVAEDGGLDILVNNAGIGITGPVEVQDEEAIRLQFDTNVMGYHRVARAFLPMMREAGSGHLFFVSSQLGRVIAPGAGHYCATKFAVEAMAEQLAYEIQPHGLGVTILQPGGYPTEIWKNRNIYNSALKERIEPVHAAGYPEMVARMGTEDGSGRNADPMDIPRAIAEIAMLPAAERPLRRAIHPGTKPQMAINRVSAETQLSWVGQSQAWGPAVQSVLTPLPPTA; from the coding sequence ATGCCCGCCCTCACCCGCCGCCAGCTGATGCAGGCCGCCGCCGCCGCCGGCGTCGCCGCGAGCCTCCCCGGGGGTGCCGTCGCGCAAGGCACCGGCCTTGCCGGCAAGCGCATCCTCATCACCGGCTGCTCCTCGGGCTTCGGTAATCTCACCGCGCTCCACTTCGCCCGCGCGGGCGCCACCGTCTACGCCACCATGCGCAACATGCCGCGCGCCGAGGCTGCCGCGCTCCAGCAAGTCGCCGACACCGAAGGCCTCGACCTGCGCCTCCTCGCGCTCGACGTCCTGCGCCCCCATGAAGTGACCGGTACCGCCGCCAAGGTCGCCGAGGACGGCGGGCTCGACATTCTGGTCAACAATGCGGGCATCGGCATCACGGGTCCGGTCGAGGTGCAGGACGAGGAGGCCATCCGCCTCCAGTTCGACACCAATGTGATGGGCTATCACCGCGTCGCGCGCGCCTTCCTGCCGATGATGCGCGAGGCGGGCAGCGGCCACCTCTTCTTCGTCTCCTCGCAACTCGGCCGCGTCATCGCGCCCGGAGCGGGCCATTATTGCGCCACCAAGTTCGCGGTCGAGGCAATGGCCGAACAGCTCGCCTACGAAATCCAGCCCCACGGCCTCGGCGTCACCATCCTCCAGCCCGGCGGCTATCCCACCGAGATCTGGAAGAACCGCAACATCTACAACAGTGCCCTGAAAGAGCGCATCGAGCCCGTCCACGCCGCCGGCTACCCCGAGATGGTCGCGCGCATGGGTACCGAGGACGGCTCGGGCCGCAACGCCGACCCGATGGACATTCCCCGCGCCATCGCCGAGATCGCGATGCTGCCTGCCGCCGAGCGCCCGCTGCGCCGCGCCATCCACCCCGGCACCAAGCCGCAAATGGCGATCAACCGCGTCTCGGCGGAAACCCAGCTTAGCTGGGTCGGGCAGAGCCAGGCATGGGGGCCCGCGGTGCAAAGCGTCCTGACCCCGTTGCCGCCGACGGCCTGA
- the ychF gene encoding redox-regulated ATPase YchF: protein MGFKCGIVGLPNVGKSTLFNALTETQSAQAANYPFCTIEPNVGQVAVPDPRLDKIAGIANSAKVIPTQLAFVDIAGLVKGASKGEGLGNQFLANIREVDAIVHVLRCFEDDDIQHVSNHVDPIADAEVVETELLLADLESLEKRVPNAQKRATGGDKEAKIMAAVLGKALDLLRDGKPARLTDINDEEEAKHFRQAQLLTAKPVLYVCNVNEDDAANGNDYSAKVFEKAKAEGAEAVIVSAAIEADMVGMDPAERLEFLGEMGLEETGLNRIIRAGYDLLNLHTFFTCGPKEARAWTVAKGAKAPQAAGEIHTDFERGFIRAETIAFDDYVELGGESGARDAGKLRQEGKEYVVHDGDIMLFKFNV, encoded by the coding sequence ATGGGTTTCAAATGCGGCATCGTCGGGCTGCCCAACGTCGGCAAGTCCACCCTGTTCAACGCGCTCACCGAGACGCAGTCGGCACAGGCCGCCAACTATCCCTTCTGCACCATCGAGCCCAACGTCGGGCAGGTCGCCGTGCCCGATCCGCGCCTCGACAAGATCGCCGGCATCGCGAACTCGGCCAAGGTCATCCCGACCCAGCTCGCCTTCGTCGACATCGCGGGCCTCGTGAAGGGCGCATCGAAGGGCGAAGGCCTCGGCAACCAGTTCCTCGCCAACATCCGCGAGGTGGACGCCATCGTCCACGTCCTGCGCTGCTTCGAGGATGACGACATCCAGCATGTTTCCAACCACGTCGATCCCATCGCCGATGCCGAAGTGGTCGAGACCGAACTCCTCCTCGCCGACCTCGAGAGCCTCGAGAAGCGCGTGCCCAACGCCCAGAAGCGCGCCACCGGCGGCGACAAGGAGGCCAAGATCATGGCCGCCGTCCTCGGCAAGGCCCTCGACCTCCTGCGCGACGGCAAGCCCGCCCGCCTCACCGACATCAACGACGAGGAAGAGGCCAAGCACTTCCGCCAGGCCCAGCTCCTGACCGCCAAGCCCGTCCTCTACGTCTGCAACGTCAACGAGGACGATGCCGCGAACGGCAACGACTATTCGGCCAAGGTGTTCGAAAAGGCGAAGGCCGAGGGCGCCGAGGCGGTCATCGTCTCCGCCGCGATCGAGGCCGACATGGTCGGCATGGACCCCGCCGAGCGCCTCGAATTCCTCGGCGAGATGGGGCTCGAGGAAACCGGCCTCAACCGCATCATCCGTGCGGGCTACGACCTGCTCAACCTGCACACCTTCTTCACCTGCGGGCCCAAGGAAGCGCGCGCCTGGACCGTCGCCAAGGGCGCCAAGGCGCCGCAGGCCGCCGGCGAGATCCACACCGACTTCGAGCGCGGCTTCATCCGCGCCGAGACTATCGCTTTCGACGACTATGTCGAATTGGGCGGCGAAAGCGGTGCGCGCGATGCCGGCAAGCTGCGGCAGGAAGGCAAGGAATATGTCGTCCACGACGGCGACATCATGCTTTTCAAGTTCAACGTCTGA
- a CDS encoding MaoC family dehydratase gives MLFWEDLEVGERYDLGTTEVTREEVIDFATRYDPQPFHLSDEAAALTHFGRISASGWHTCAMVMRVIVDSFTERQLASVGSPGVDNLRWLKPVFPGDTLSVTSETLETTPSRSKSGLGSARSRIEATNQDGVKVLSMDTILLVLRRPSAD, from the coding sequence ATGCTGTTCTGGGAAGATCTGGAGGTCGGCGAGCGCTATGACCTCGGCACCACCGAGGTGACGCGCGAGGAAGTCATCGACTTCGCCACGCGCTACGACCCCCAGCCCTTCCATCTCTCCGACGAGGCCGCCGCCCTGACCCATTTCGGGCGCATCAGCGCGTCCGGATGGCATACGTGCGCGATGGTCATGCGCGTCATCGTCGACAGTTTTACGGAACGCCAGCTCGCGAGCGTCGGCTCGCCCGGCGTCGATAACCTGCGCTGGCTCAAGCCCGTCTTCCCGGGCGATACGCTCAGCGTCACCAGCGAGACCCTCGAGACCACCCCTTCGCGCTCCAAGTCGGGTCTCGGCAGTGCGCGCAGCCGCATCGAGGCGACCAACCAGGACGGGGTGAAGGTCCTGTCGATGGACACCATCCTGCTCGTCCTCAGGCGCCCCAGCGCCGACTAG
- a CDS encoding cytochrome c1, protein MGQLLKFIGIRGFAFFVGLGFLFVLLWSFVTDAINYFEEPPVKGAEYALVKENKDVDFAFEGAFGRYDQAQLQRGFAVFQNVCASCHGMQYVAFRNLEDLGYTPEQVKAFAANWPIEVPTINPDTGEDATRPALPADRFPNPYANEVAARAANNNAYPPDMSLIAKARPDGANYIYSLLTGYQEPYQGYEESAEELAEKYPEAQPGEGLYHNPWFPNLNIAMPAPITADGQVEYPEGAPEATVEQMSADVAAFLMWAAEPKADTRKNAGLAVLIFLAFATVFAYMSYRQIWAEAKRKVALKGPLDPEHMAEREAAKAEAAEHGRGVKG, encoded by the coding sequence ATGGGTCAGCTTCTGAAATTCATCGGCATCCGCGGCTTTGCGTTCTTCGTTGGCCTCGGCTTCCTCTTCGTCCTCCTCTGGTCGTTCGTCACCGACGCGATCAACTATTTCGAGGAGCCGCCCGTGAAGGGCGCCGAATATGCGCTGGTGAAGGAAAACAAGGACGTCGATTTCGCGTTCGAGGGTGCCTTCGGCCGCTACGACCAGGCGCAGCTTCAGCGCGGTTTCGCGGTGTTCCAGAACGTCTGCGCTTCGTGCCATGGCATGCAGTATGTGGCGTTCCGCAACCTCGAGGACCTCGGCTACACGCCCGAGCAGGTGAAGGCGTTCGCGGCCAACTGGCCGATCGAGGTGCCGACCATCAATCCCGATACGGGTGAGGATGCCACGCGTCCGGCGCTGCCGGCCGACCGCTTCCCCAACCCCTATGCCAACGAGGTTGCGGCGCGCGCGGCGAACAACAATGCCTATCCGCCCGACATGAGCCTGATCGCGAAGGCGCGTCCGGACGGTGCCAACTATATCTACTCGCTGCTGACCGGCTATCAGGAGCCCTATCAGGGCTATGAGGAAAGCGCCGAGGAGCTGGCCGAGAAGTATCCCGAGGCACAGCCGGGCGAGGGGCTCTACCACAACCCGTGGTTCCCGAACCTCAACATTGCCATGCCGGCGCCCATCACGGCCGACGGGCAGGTCGAATATCCCGAAGGCGCCCCCGAGGCGACCGTCGAGCAGATGTCGGCCGACGTCGCGGCCTTCCTGATGTGGGCGGCCGAACCCAAGGCCGACACGCGCAAGAATGCCGGCCTCGCGGTGCTCATCTTCCTCGCCTTCGCGACCGTCTTTGCCTACATGTCCTATCGTCAGATCTGGGCCGAGGCGAAGCGCAAGGTCGCGCTCAAGGGCCCGCTCGATCCCGAGCATATGGCCGAGCGCGAAGCCGCCAAGGCCGAAGCCGCCGAACATGGTCGCGGGGTGAAGGGCTAA
- a CDS encoding cytochrome b has translation MSFAWAKPYEPKTQLGHWIDQRLPLPRMIYGAVGGGYPVPRNLNYAWNFGVLAGVFLMIQIVTGIVLAMWYNSGIGTAFGSTEHIMRDVNAGWFLRYAHANGASFFFIVVYIHIFRGLFYGSYKAPRELVWMLGLVVYLLMMATAFMGYVLPWGQMSYWGAQVITGFFSAFPVVGEPLRVWLLGGYAPDQAALTRFFSLHYLLPFVIAAVVILKTWALHIPGSSNPTGVDVKTEKDTLPFHPFFTAKDGWFVLAFLGLYAAMVFFAPNALGHPDNYIEANPLATPAHIVPEWYFLPFYGILKAFTVDFILPAKLWGVIAMFGSILLLFLLPWLDRSPVRSGHYRPVFKVFFAILIVDVLILGWAGGASPTPGVVAIMQIATAYYFAHFLIILPLISKLEKPLPLPNSISGSVLHGEAEESAPYGLAKA, from the coding sequence ATGAGTTTCGCCTGGGCCAAGCCTTACGAACCCAAGACCCAGCTGGGTCACTGGATCGACCAGCGCCTGCCGCTGCCCCGCATGATCTACGGTGCCGTCGGCGGCGGTTATCCCGTCCCGCGCAACCTCAACTATGCGTGGAATTTCGGCGTTCTCGCCGGCGTCTTCCTGATGATCCAGATCGTCACCGGCATCGTGCTGGCGATGTGGTACAATAGCGGCATCGGTACTGCCTTCGGCTCGACCGAGCATATCATGCGCGACGTGAATGCGGGCTGGTTCCTGCGCTATGCCCACGCCAATGGCGCGAGCTTCTTCTTCATCGTCGTCTACATCCATATCTTCCGCGGGCTCTTCTACGGCTCCTACAAGGCGCCGCGCGAGCTCGTCTGGATGCTCGGCCTCGTCGTCTACCTCCTGATGATGGCAACCGCCTTCATGGGCTACGTCCTTCCCTGGGGGCAGATGAGCTACTGGGGTGCGCAGGTCATCACCGGCTTCTTCTCGGCCTTCCCGGTCGTGGGCGAGCCGCTGCGTGTCTGGCTGCTGGGCGGCTATGCCCCCGACCAGGCCGCGCTGACCCGCTTCTTCTCGCTCCACTACCTGCTGCCCTTCGTGATCGCGGCGGTGGTGATCCTGAAGACCTGGGCGCTGCACATCCCGGGCTCGTCCAACCCGACCGGCGTCGACGTGAAGACCGAGAAGGACACGCTGCCCTTCCACCCCTTCTTCACCGCCAAGGACGGCTGGTTCGTGCTCGCCTTCCTCGGCCTCTATGCCGCGATGGTCTTCTTCGCGCCCAACGCGCTCGGCCACCCGGACAACTATATCGAGGCCAATCCGCTGGCGACGCCCGCGCACATCGTGCCCGAATGGTACTTCCTGCCCTTCTACGGCATTCTCAAGGCCTTCACGGTGGACTTCATCCTGCCGGCCAAGCTGTGGGGCGTGATCGCCATGTTCGGTTCGATCCTGCTGCTCTTCCTGCTGCCGTGGCTGGACCGTTCGCCGGTTCGCTCGGGTCACTATCGTCCGGTGTTCAAGGTCTTCTTCGCGATCCTGATCGTCGACGTGCTGATCCTCGGCTGGGCCGGGGGCGCCAGCCCGACGCCGGGCGTGGTCGCGATCATGCAGATCGCCACCGCTTACTATTTCGCCCACTTCCTCATCATCCTGCCGCTGATCTCGAAGCTCGAGAAGCCGCTGCCGCTGCCCAACTCGATCTCGGGTTCGGTGCTGCACGGCGAGGCGGAGGAAAGCGCGCCCTACGGGCTCGCCAAGGCTTAA
- the petA gene encoding ubiquinol-cytochrome c reductase iron-sulfur subunit, which translates to MATVEQPDPLLKEDATEPAEGVRRRDFLDIAAVSFGAVGVGAVAFPLVNQMSPPADVLALASIEVDVSKVEPGQAIKTSWRKQPVFVRNLTPAEIEEANAVPASALREPQTLAERTAEGKENWLVTMGVCTHLGCVPLGAAEGENKGDYNGYFCPCHGSHYDTAGRIRKGPAPTNLVVPEFEFVSDTLIRIG; encoded by the coding sequence ATGGCAACGGTCGAACAGCCTGACCCCCTCCTCAAAGAAGATGCAACCGAGCCCGCAGAGGGCGTGCGTCGCCGCGACTTCCTCGACATCGCCGCCGTCTCGTTCGGCGCCGTCGGTGTCGGTGCGGTCGCCTTCCCGCTCGTCAACCAGATGAGCCCGCCCGCCGACGTGCTGGCGCTCGCCTCGATCGAGGTGGACGTCTCGAAGGTCGAGCCGGGGCAGGCGATCAAGACGAGCTGGCGCAAGCAGCCGGTGTTCGTGCGCAACCTCACGCCGGCCGAGATCGAGGAAGCCAATGCGGTCCCCGCCAGCGCGCTGCGCGAGCCGCAGACGCTTGCCGAGCGTACCGCCGAGGGCAAGGAAAACTGGCTCGTCACCATGGGCGTCTGCACCCATCTCGGCTGCGTGCCGCTGGGCGCCGCCGAGGGTGAGAACAAGGGCGATTACAACGGCTATTTCTGCCCGTGCCACGGTTCGCACTACGACACGGCAGGCCGTATCCGCAAAGGCCCGGCGCCGACCAACCTCGTCGTGCCTGAATTCGAATTTGTCTCCGACACGCTGATCCGGATCGGATAG